Within the Opitutaceae bacterium TAV5 genome, the region GGCGAAAAGTTGCCAGGCGAGTTGCCAGATTTTGCAATTTTACGCGATTTTTCGCTTTTTATTGCGACTACTCACGAGGGAAGCGTTTTTTCTCAGTCTCAACCGTTCAAAATCGTAAACCGCTGGTCGTCGGTTCGACTCCGACCATCGGCTCCACTTTCAGATCCCCTCCTGGCTGTGATGAGGGTCGGACCCCCCTCGCAATTCTCTCCCCCCTCTCGCCGCTACCGTCCGCTTGACCGTTTGCACCGGTTTCCGTTGTGTTGCCGTTCATGCAATCCAAGCCGGCTTCTCCTCTTCCTCCCGCCCAACCCGCGGCGCCTTCCGCAGTCAAATACAAACGTATTGTCCTGAAACTCAGTGGCGAGGTTCTCCGCGGCAAAGGATCCGAGTCCATTGACGCCGGCATCCTCGAACGCATGTGCTCGCAGGTGAAAGAGATCCATGACATGGGCGTCGAAATCGGCGTCGTCATCGGCGGGGGCAATATCTTCCGCGGTCTTCAGGGCGCCAAACGGGGCGTGGACCGCACCACCGGCGATTACATGGGAATGCTCGCCACCGTCATCAACGGCCTCGCGATCATGGACTGCCTCGAAAAGATGGGCGTCCACACCCGCGTGCAGACCGCCATCCCGATGGACCAGGTGGCCGAACCCTTCATCCTGCGCCGCGCCGTCCGCCATCTCGAAAAAGGCCGCGTCGTCATCTTCGTCGCCGGCACCGGCAATCCCTATTTCTCGACCGACACCACCGCCGCTCTCCGCGCCTCCGAAATCGGCGCCAATGTCATCATGAAAGCCACCAAGGTGGACGGCATCTACGACAAGGATCCGAAAAAATACCCCGACGCCGTCAAATACGAGGAAATCACCTACATCGACGCTCTCAGGCAGCGGCTCAACGTCCTCGATTCCACCGCCTTCTCGCTCTGTCTCGACAACAGCATCCCCATCCTCGTCTTCGATCTCAACGACCCGACCGCCATCAGCCGCGCCGTCCACGGCGAGAAAGTAGGCACTCTGGTTCACAACTGAGCCTCGCCGGTTTTCCGGACTCCGTCCGGTCTCCATAACCCTGACACCAACACCCGACCCTCCTCTTCATATGTCATCCGCCATCCTCACCGAAGCCCAGGCCCGCATGAAAAAATCCGTGGACCACACGCTCCACGAATTTGCCAACATCCACACCGGCAAGGCCAACCCGACCATGGTCGAAAGCGTCATGATCGACGCCTACGGCTCGCAAATGCGCATCAAGGACTGCGCCGCCATCATGACGCCCGACGCGCGCATGATCGTCATCCAGCCCTGGGACAAGGGCCTCGTCCAGTCCATCGCCAAGGGCATCCAGATCGCCAATCTCGGTTTCAATCCCAACGTCGACGGCAACCTCGTCCGCGTGCCGCTCCCCGAGATGAGCCGCGAGCGCCGCCAGGAATTCGTCAAGGTCGCCAACCGTCTTGCCGAGGAAGGCCGCGTCCAGGTCCGCAACGTGCGCCGCGACATCCTCGAAACCGTCAAGAAAGCCAAGCTCCCCGAAGACGAAGGCAAGCGGCTCGAAAAAGACATCCAGACCCTGACCGACAAATCCATCGAGGAGATCAACCAGCACCTCGCCTCGAAAGAAAAGGAGCTCCTCACGGTCTGATCTTTGGCCGCGGCCAAGGATCAGCAGTTCAGGGTTTGGAGTCCGGAGTTCCTGCAAAGCCGCGTTTGAGAAACCCCGGACTCTGAACCCTGAACACTGAACTCCAGACCCGGCCAGCGGCAACGCCGCCTCACCATGCCCACCCGCTCCCTCCTCTCCTCCCCTCCCCGCCGCATCGTCGTCAAGCTCGGCACCGGTGTCCTCACCACCGGTATCGGCCAACTGGATACGGCCCGCGTCGCCGCCATCGCCGACGAGATCGCCGCGTTGCGCACCGCCGGCACCGAGGTCATCGTCGTTTCCTCCGGCGCGGTCGGGCTCGGCATGGGACGGCTCGCGCTCACGCGCAAACCCGCCGAGGTGGCCCGCAAACAGGCCTGCGCCGCCATCGGCCAGTCGCTGCTCATGCAGACGTGGCAGGACGGCTTCGATCCTCACAATCTCGCGGCGGCGCAGGTTCTCCTCACGCATGAAGATCTCCGCAGCCGCCACCGCTATCTCGGCGTCAAGGCCTGCATCGAGGAACTCATCGGGTACGGCACGATCCCCGTCATCAACGAAAACGACACCGTCAGCGCGGCCGAGATCAAGTTTGGCGACAACGACACGCTTTCCGCGATGGTCGCCGCCCTCGTCGGCGCACAGTACCTCGTCATCCTCTCCACCGCGCCCGGCCTCATCGACATGAAGGGCTCCGGCCTGATCGTGCCGGTTGTGGAAAAAATCACGCCCGAGATCGAGTCCATGGCGGGCGGCACCACGAGCATCACCGCCACCGGCGGCATGATCTCGAAAATCTCCGCCGCCAGGCTGGCGACCAAGGCCGGCTGCGGCGTCTTCATCGCCAGCGGCGCCGAACCCGAAGTCCTCGCCCGCATTTTCGGCGGACGCAATCCCGGCACCTTTTTTGTTCCGTCCGGCCTGCGTCTCGAATCGCGCAAACACTGGATCGCCTATTTCCAGCGTCCGCAGGCCGCGATCGCAATCAATGCCCGCGCCGTGCCGGTAATTCGCGAACAAAACCGCAGCCTCCTCGCGGTCGGCGTGACGGGCTCGCGCGGCCATTTCGAAAAAGGCGACATCGTGGACATCACCGGCCCGGACGGCACGGTCATCGCCCGCGGTGTCACCACCTGGTCCGACGACGAAATCGCCGCCATCGCAGGCAAAACCAGCGAGGAACTGAAACCGCTCTTCCCCGGCCGCAAGCACCTCGAAGTCATCCATCGCGACAATCTCGTGGTGCTGTAAATACGCCTGTCCGTGTCGCGAAGCATCCAGGTGGTACGCGAGTTGCGCCCGGCGAGATAGTCAGCAAGCCGGGTGCAAAGCAAGGTGATGTTATGGGGAGGAGGGAGCGGAGGGATGGCGTCACAATCCCTTTTGTTGACGGGAGGTCTGATCCTTCTCCTGTTCGGCGTTCAGCAGGCGGACGGCGCCACTAAAGTAGAGGTAGTTTCTTCCTTTTTTGTGAGACGGTTTTTTTATGCGGCCTGACTGGCCGGTCTCGCTGTCGCAGTCGCGGATTGCCCAAGTGATTTTCGGGTTGCGGGTTTCGAGGTAGGTCGTGAGGCGGTAGGGTTTGTTGGTGCCGCCGGGGTAGCCGAAGGGATAATCGGCGCGCGTCTCCGGCCTGCCTTGGTAGTCGGCAGGGAGTTCGTAGCTGCGTTCGTCGATGGTGGTGTCGTGAGCGTTGGTCATACGGGCCAGGTGCGCGGGGCATCGCATGAAGGGCAGCAGTTGTTGTTCGCTGGTTGGCGTCTGGCCCATGTAGGGAGCGATATAACGGGAAAGTTGTTGCTGGGTGTTGTCCCGGTAAAAGGGTGACTGAGGCGTCTGGAGCGGACCGGGCAGCATGCCCTTGTTGTCGTCAACAAACATCATGAGCGCGAGGTGGACTTGCCGGAGGTTGCTCTGACAACGGGTGCTCCATGCCTGTTCGCGCACCATGCCGACAGTGGGGATAAGAATGCCCGCAAGAATTCCAATGATGGCGATGACGGTGAGGAGTTCGATGAGCGTGAAACCGTGCTTTTTCGCGAGGCAGGAGTGCTGAGGACGGGGGGAACGTTTCATGATGTTGGAGTGGTTAACAAGTTCAGTTGCGGGAAAGTTCGTAGGCGAGGGTGACACCGCCGGGCGTCACGGTGTCGGCGATGAGAATGAGGGCGGCGCGATCGGGCGAGCGTTTGAGCGGGACGCTGTGCTGGCGGCGTCCGGTGGCATCAACGGCCCATGCCTGCCAGTGGGTGGATGAGGGCGAGGGGAGTTTGAGCGTGAGGGTGGTGGTGCCACGGCGGATGAGATGCGGGAGAGTGCCAAGGTCCTCAACAACGCGGCGGGTGGCATCGGAGTATCGCATGTCGGTGTTGAGACTGTCGGTGAGGTGAAGGACAAGGAGGCGGCGGGTGCTGGCGAGCGGTTGCTGGTCGACGGCGAGGATCCAAGTGGTGGCGAAGGTGTCGCCGTTGACGACGGCAACGCGGTCGCCTGCGAGGCTGGCGTTGGCAGGTGTGACAAAGCATTCGGCGCGGTCGGTGACGAGGCGGGCGGTGCCGAGGGTGCGGTTGATTTCCATCTGGCCGGTGGTGGCGCGAATGGTGTCAGCGGCGGCGGAGGGGAGGAGCGCGGCGGTTTGGAGACTTTTTTCAAGTCCGTTGGCGATGCGGGTGCCGTCGGGAGCATGCGGCGTCAGTGGAAAGACGGGGCGTCCGGGATTGAAGTTTTTGGGAAAATCGGAGCGCGTGTTTGTGATAAAAGCTTTGATACTCGTTTGCGAAGCGATGACGGGGAGGGTTTTTGCAGAGTCGTCATTGTCGGACGGGAGGGAGCCGATGCGGGTCTGGAGACCGAGCCAGGAAAACTTTTCGGGGAATTTGGACGGCGCACCTTTGGGGCCGTCGAAGGCGGCGTCGCGGGTAACGAGGTAGGCGAGGGCGTCGGGCGCGGGGCGGATGTTGCCGTGGAGGAAGAGGAAGGCGGCGGCACGGTCGGAGAGCATTCCGATGGGGTCGGTAACAACGCTGAAGACGTAACCGGTGCCGGGTTTGTGCGTGGTGGCGGGGATGAACATGGCGGCGTTGTCGCGGGAGCGGGAGGAGTAGTCGAAGAGGTAAATCGCGTCCCAGTCCTGGAGCGCAGACCAAGCGGGCATGAGGACGCCGCCTTCGGAGCGGGCAGGGCTGGGGAAGCAATAGTTGTATTCGGTGACGATGTAGGGTTTGCCAAAGATGCGGGCGGGCATCAGTTCACGCGGTAACCAGAGACTGGATACGATAGCGCTGCGCGGATTGACGCCGATGTGCGGACCTTTGCGAACGGGGTGGTTCCAGTATTCGTGGTTGTCCACGAGGTCGTAGTGCTGGCGGATGTAGGTCTGGGCTTGGGTGTGGATGTTGTTGTCGCCCGCGATGAGGGCGCGGACGCCGAGTTCGTCGCGGAGGCAGGCGGCCATGCGGGCGTCGCTGGCGATTTTGAGTTCGACGAGGAAGCGGTTAAAGGCGGCATCCGCGGAGCGGTCGGCGTGCGTGGTGGCTGAGGGATGAGCGAGCGCGGGAAGCTGGTGGTCGGGGGTGACGTCGTCGGGCGAGATGGCGGGGCGGGCGGGATCGTGGAGCGAGGCGGTGAGCGCGGGGGGCTTGGGGTCGGGCTGGCGCTCACGCCATGCGGCATAGGCTTTTTCGTAGAGGGCGAGGATGTCGGGTTTGCGTTTGGAGATGCCGCCAAAGAAGAAGGATTCTTCGTTGAGCATGTTGACGTTGATGAGCGCGGGGTCTGCGGCCCAGGTGAGGCCGGTGTGGGGGTTTTGGTGGGTGAGGAGTTTTTTGGCGAATTCACGCCAGAGGTTGTATGCGTTTTCGGAGACGGGGATGAGATGCCGGATTTCGCCTTGCACGGGGCGTCCGATTTCGGGGAGTTCGCGGGCGGGGAAATGACGCGAGGTGTAGAGGTCGATGGTGATGTAGATGCCGCGGTTTTTGAACGCGGCGAAGAGGTATTCAAGCTGGTCGAGTTTTTGCGGGTCGATGTCGTGCGAGCCGTCAAGACCGCGGTTTTTTACGAGGACTTGATCGAAGTGGTGAAAGCGGACGGTGTTGTAGCCGGCACGGGCGAAACGGTCGGCGATCTGGTCGGCTTTTTCGCGGTCGAGGAAGAGGGAGTCGAAACAGAGGTTGACGCCCCAGAAACGGGCGCGGCGGGAGGGGTGTTTTTCAAAGGCGAAGTGGCCGTCGGGAGTCGTGATGATGCGTCCGTATTTGCCTGCGGGGGCGTCGGCAAGGACGAGTGCGGAGCGGTCAAACACGCCGCCCGCCGCGATGTCGAGCGGGTGGTCGTAGGGTGCCCAGTCGGGGCCTGCTTGAATGATCTCGGGGGCACAAACACCGGGCAACGCGGAGAGGGCAAAAAACAGCGCGGTCACGATTTTCGTCTGGAGACAAAACAGGGATGAAAAGCTCATAGTGTATGTCACAGGGGAGGAGGACGCTGGCGGGAGTTTTGGGGAACGCGGACAAGCGCAGAGCGCGGAGCGTTTACCGGCGGCGTGCGCGGCGAAGTGCGAACGTGGCAAGGAGAACGAGCGTGCCGCCGAACAGCGCCCATGTTCCGGGTTCGGGAACGGCGGCGGGAATGACAGCGATGACGTTGAGCTTGGTGAAAGTGAGGACGGAGTCGTCCGAGCCTGCAAATCCGGCGATGCCAAAGGTGTCGAAGTTTTCGATGAGGCTGGAACTGACGATGGTAGAGACTTCCGTGTCGTTATTCACTTTTGAGGTGATGCGGATTTCGGTGTCGGAGATGCGTTCAAGTTTAAAAATGCCGGTGAAGTCTGTCACGCCCGCAGAGGTGCCAAGGCGTCCCGTGGAATAATTGCTGCCGATATTCGTCATGCCGCCGAAAAGGTTGCTGTCGGTATTGGCAGGGCGGATCTTGAGCGGATTGTAGGTCGTCTTTTCGGCCCGCCCGGCATAGGTGGCGGAGTAACCCGTGTAGTTCTGGAAACCCGACCAAGTCATGTATTGGTTGTTGCCGGTGATGTGAGTGCTGGCGGAGGAATCAAAGAGGCCGACGCGAAAGGGTGTGTTTTGGTCCTCTCTGAAAAGAAAATGGGTGCTTGAATTGGAACTGACCGTGATGGCGTAATCCAACGTGATGGACGCTCCGATTTGCTTGAGCGACACCGCGTCGAAATGAGCGGCCATCAGACCGTAATTGTAAGTGCCGGGGTTGTTGACATTGAGGGTGAACGCAAGGTTGTCGCCGCTCTTGGCGAGCGAGGCCCCGCCAATAGCGCCGGTGTAAAAAACATAGGTGTTTGCTCCGGAGGTGCCAACGAGTTTGGCGGTGTCGAGGCTGTAGCG harbors:
- a CDS encoding glycosyl hydrolase family 5, with protein sequence MSFSSLFCLQTKIVTALFFALSALPGVCAPEIIQAGPDWAPYDHPLDIAAGGVFDRSALVLADAPAGKYGRIITTPDGHFAFEKHPSRRARFWGVNLCFDSLFLDREKADQIADRFARAGYNTVRFHHFDQVLVKNRGLDGSHDIDPQKLDQLEYLFAAFKNRGIYITIDLYTSRHFPARELPEIGRPVQGEIRHLIPVSENAYNLWREFAKKLLTHQNPHTGLTWAADPALINVNMLNEESFFFGGISKRKPDILALYEKAYAAWRERQPDPKPPALTASLHDPARPAISPDDVTPDHQLPALAHPSATTHADRSADAAFNRFLVELKIASDARMAACLRDELGVRALIAGDNNIHTQAQTYIRQHYDLVDNHEYWNHPVRKGPHIGVNPRSAIVSSLWLPRELMPARIFGKPYIVTEYNYCFPSPARSEGGVLMPAWSALQDWDAIYLFDYSSRSRDNAAMFIPATTHKPGTGYVFSVVTDPIGMLSDRAAAFLFLHGNIRPAPDALAYLVTRDAAFDGPKGAPSKFPEKFSWLGLQTRIGSLPSDNDDSAKTLPVIASQTSIKAFITNTRSDFPKNFNPGRPVFPLTPHAPDGTRIANGLEKSLQTAALLPSAAADTIRATTGQMEINRTLGTARLVTDRAECFVTPANASLAGDRVAVVNGDTFATTWILAVDQQPLASTRRLLVLHLTDSLNTDMRYSDATRRVVEDLGTLPHLIRRGTTTLTLKLPSPSSTHWQAWAVDATGRRQHSVPLKRSPDRAALILIADTVTPGGVTLAYELSRN
- the pyrH gene encoding uridylate kinase (Catalyzes the phosphorylation of UMP to UDP), which translates into the protein MQSKPASPLPPAQPAAPSAVKYKRIVLKLSGEVLRGKGSESIDAGILERMCSQVKEIHDMGVEIGVVIGGGNIFRGLQGAKRGVDRTTGDYMGMLATVINGLAIMDCLEKMGVHTRVQTAIPMDQVAEPFILRRAVRHLEKGRVVIFVAGTGNPYFSTDTTAALRASEIGANVIMKATKVDGIYDKDPKKYPDAVKYEEITYIDALRQRLNVLDSTAFSLCLDNSIPILVFDLNDPTAISRAVHGEKVGTLVHN
- a CDS encoding ribosome recycling factor; translation: MSSAILTEAQARMKKSVDHTLHEFANIHTGKANPTMVESVMIDAYGSQMRIKDCAAIMTPDARMIVIQPWDKGLVQSIAKGIQIANLGFNPNVDGNLVRVPLPEMSRERRQEFVKVANRLAEEGRVQVRNVRRDILETVKKAKLPEDEGKRLEKDIQTLTDKSIEEINQHLASKEKELLTV
- a CDS encoding glutamate 5-kinase — protein: MPTRSLLSSPPRRIVVKLGTGVLTTGIGQLDTARVAAIADEIAALRTAGTEVIVVSSGAVGLGMGRLALTRKPAEVARKQACAAIGQSLLMQTWQDGFDPHNLAAAQVLLTHEDLRSRHRYLGVKACIEELIGYGTIPVINENDTVSAAEIKFGDNDTLSAMVAALVGAQYLVILSTAPGLIDMKGSGLIVPVVEKITPEIESMAGGTTSITATGGMISKISAARLATKAGCGVFIASGAEPEVLARIFGGRNPGTFFVPSGLRLESRKHWIAYFQRPQAAIAINARAVPVIREQNRSLLAVGVTGSRGHFEKGDIVDITGPDGTVIARGVTTWSDDEIAAIAGKTSEELKPLFPGRKHLEVIHRDNLVVL
- a CDS encoding N-terminal cleavage protein; the protein is MKRSPRPQHSCLAKKHGFTLIELLTVIAIIGILAGILIPTVGMVREQAWSTRCQSNLRQVHLALMMFVDDNKGMLPGPLQTPQSPFYRDNTQQQLSRYIAPYMGQTPTSEQQLLPFMRCPAHLARMTNAHDTTIDERSYELPADYQGRPETRADYPFGYPGGTNKPYRLTTYLETRNPKITWAIRDCDSETGQSGRIKKPSHKKGRNYLYFSGAVRLLNAEQEKDQTSRQQKGL